A part of Paenibacillus sp. sptzw28 genomic DNA contains:
- the galU gene encoding UTP--glucose-1-phosphate uridylyltransferase GalU: MKIRKAIIPAAGLGTRFLPATKAMPKEMLPIVDTPTIQYIVEEAVASGIEDIIIVTGKGKRAIEDHFDNSFELEHNLREKGKFDLLDEVQKSSKMADIHYIRQKEPKGLGHAVWCARKFIGNEPFAVLLGDDIVRSEKPCLQQMIELFDYHQKSIVGIKPVPNEEVSRYGIVNGVMINEKLYNVLELIEKPPLKVAPSNLAIMGRYLLTPSIFDILSSLEVGTGGEIQLTDAISLLGKQERVLAYHFDGIRYDVGEKLGFIKTSIELALERKELKSELLEYLSILLEKKGTRC, from the coding sequence ATGAAGATTCGCAAGGCAATAATACCAGCGGCAGGGTTAGGCACTCGTTTCTTGCCGGCAACTAAAGCCATGCCTAAAGAAATGCTGCCCATAGTGGATACACCTACTATACAATACATAGTTGAAGAAGCGGTTGCTTCTGGGATTGAAGATATCATTATTGTCACCGGAAAAGGTAAACGAGCAATAGAAGATCATTTTGATAATAGTTTTGAGTTGGAACATAACCTTAGAGAAAAAGGAAAGTTTGATTTACTAGACGAAGTACAGAAATCATCAAAGATGGCTGACATTCATTATATTCGCCAAAAAGAACCGAAAGGTCTCGGACATGCCGTATGGTGTGCAAGGAAATTTATCGGAAATGAGCCTTTTGCTGTCTTGCTTGGGGATGACATTGTTCGATCAGAAAAGCCATGTTTGCAACAAATGATAGAATTGTTTGACTATCATCAAAAATCAATTGTGGGCATTAAGCCTGTTCCGAATGAAGAAGTATCTCGGTATGGTATCGTGAATGGGGTAATGATCAATGAAAAGTTATACAATGTTTTGGAATTGATTGAGAAACCTCCTCTGAAAGTAGCCCCGTCGAATTTGGCGATTATGGGCCGATATCTTCTTACGCCTTCTATTTTTGATATTCTCTCCTCTCTGGAAGTTGGAACGGGTGGTGAAATTCAATTAACCGACGCGATTAGCCTGCTTGGTAAGCAAGAACGTGTACTTGCCTACCATTTTGACGGTATTCGGTACGATGTTGGCGAGAAACTCGGCTTTATTAAGACATCGATAGAATTAGCATTAGAACGTAAGGAATTAAAGAGTGAATTATTAGAATACTTATCAATTTTGCTGGAGAAAAAAGGAACGAGATGTTAA